Proteins encoded together in one Mycobacterium sp. MS1601 window:
- a CDS encoding helix-turn-helix transcriptional regulator, whose amino-acid sequence MPENNTVTVNYIYDAEGAGKYIGGVTAQTMRTWRRKGVGPPYVVVSKNVVRYRQVDLDRWLEQQTVRPGDQKNRSDPESSTPAQ is encoded by the coding sequence ATGCCCGAGAACAACACCGTGACCGTGAACTATATCTACGACGCAGAAGGCGCCGGCAAGTACATCGGTGGAGTGACTGCCCAGACGATGCGGACGTGGCGGCGCAAGGGCGTGGGACCGCCCTATGTCGTGGTTTCCAAGAACGTCGTCCGGTATCGCCAGGTCGATCTCGACCGGTGGCTGGAACAGCAGACCGTCCGCCCCGGCGACCAGAAGAACCGATCAGACCCC
- a CDS encoding helix-turn-helix transcriptional regulator, translating to MTKQHPSPQALDELLTPQEVADYRGTTTAVLAQERFKGTGPKFIRDGRRIRYRASDIRAYMDANTVETAPGR from the coding sequence ATGACCAAACAGCACCCGTCTCCCCAGGCTCTCGATGAGCTGTTGACGCCGCAAGAGGTGGCCGACTACCGAGGCACGACGACTGCCGTGCTCGCCCAGGAACGCTTCAAAGGAACCGGCCCGAAGTTCATTCGCGACGGCCGGCGCATCCGCTACCGCGCCAGCGACATTCGCGCCTACATGGACGCCAACACCGTTGAGACTGCACCGGGTCGATGA
- a CDS encoding site-specific integrase yields MASITKYKTSAGELRYRVQYRTPENKLTGARGFKTKREAENYAATVTVSKARGEYIDPADARVTVGDLGPGWLGRRTHLKPSSRRVEEVAWRVHVEPVWGAVKLADIRHSAVQSWVSKMSREVTDTEGNVSKPASGPVTVIRAFNVLAGILDDAVRDRRLTANPARGVKLPRKVKREHPYLSDDQVMALATEAGPDKGVIVLVLAYCGLRWGELAGLHVSDIDTLKRRVHIRRNAVNVGGVIEVGTPKTHERRTVPLPKFLVGPVAAACRGKDRDGIVFPAAGGGYAKSPGAHTWFDGAVTRCTAAANNARTAESGAHPDREPATDTFPRITPHDLRHTAASLAVSAGANVKAVQKMLGHKSAAMTLDTYADLFDKDAEAVADAHDLRLAGLVFPVNVVKM; encoded by the coding sequence ATGGCGTCCATCACGAAGTACAAGACCAGCGCGGGCGAGCTGCGCTACCGGGTGCAGTATCGGACGCCGGAGAACAAACTGACCGGCGCGCGCGGGTTCAAGACCAAACGCGAGGCTGAGAACTACGCCGCCACGGTCACTGTGAGCAAGGCGCGCGGCGAGTACATCGACCCTGCCGATGCGCGGGTGACGGTGGGCGACCTCGGGCCGGGTTGGCTCGGCCGCAGAACGCATCTCAAGCCGTCTAGCCGGCGAGTCGAAGAGGTTGCCTGGCGAGTGCACGTCGAGCCCGTGTGGGGCGCCGTGAAGTTGGCAGACATCCGGCACTCCGCGGTGCAGTCGTGGGTGTCGAAGATGAGCCGAGAGGTCACCGACACCGAGGGGAACGTGTCCAAGCCGGCCAGCGGGCCGGTGACCGTCATCCGTGCTTTCAACGTCCTCGCGGGCATCCTCGATGACGCGGTGCGGGACCGCCGGCTCACCGCCAACCCCGCCCGTGGGGTGAAGCTGCCACGCAAAGTGAAGCGTGAGCATCCCTATCTTTCCGACGACCAGGTGATGGCACTCGCCACCGAAGCCGGTCCGGACAAGGGTGTCATCGTCCTGGTGCTCGCGTACTGCGGCCTTCGCTGGGGAGAGCTGGCGGGCCTACACGTCTCTGACATCGACACCCTCAAGCGACGGGTCCACATCCGGCGCAATGCGGTCAACGTCGGGGGAGTAATAGAGGTAGGCACACCCAAGACGCATGAACGCCGCACGGTCCCACTGCCCAAGTTTTTGGTCGGCCCAGTCGCTGCTGCGTGTCGGGGTAAGGACCGCGACGGCATCGTATTTCCAGCTGCGGGCGGTGGCTACGCGAAGTCGCCGGGTGCTCACACATGGTTTGACGGGGCGGTGACCCGCTGCACCGCTGCCGCCAACAACGCCCGTACCGCTGAGAGCGGGGCGCATCCGGACCGTGAGCCAGCCACAGACACTTTTCCGCGGATCACGCCGCACGACCTGCGCCACACTGCCGCCTCGCTGGCGGTGTCGGCCGGCGCCAATGTCAAGGCAGTACAAAAGATGTTGGGCCACAAGTCGGCAGCGATGACCCTGGATACCTACGCAGACCTGTTCGACAAGGACGCCGAGGCCGTAGCCGACGCGCATGACCTGCGCCTGGCCGGTCTGGTATTCCCTGTGAATGTAGTCAAAATGTAG
- a CDS encoding ANTAR domain-containing response regulator: MTAPQGDSDVATPHRVLIAEDEALIRLDLAEMLREEGYEVVGEAGDGQEAVELAEQLNPDLVIMDVKMPRRDGIDAAAEIASKRIAPIVVLTAFSQRDLVERARDAGAMAYLVKPFSINDLIPAIELAVSRFSELSQLEREVATLSDRLETRKLVERAKGLLQSKQNMSEPEAFKWIQRAAMDRRTTMKRVAEVILETLDPPAEADPS; encoded by the coding sequence ATGACCGCGCCACAGGGCGACTCCGACGTCGCCACCCCGCACCGAGTGCTCATCGCCGAAGATGAGGCGCTCATCCGGCTCGATCTCGCCGAGATGCTGCGTGAAGAAGGCTATGAAGTGGTGGGGGAGGCCGGCGACGGCCAAGAGGCCGTGGAGCTGGCCGAGCAGCTCAACCCCGATCTGGTGATCATGGACGTGAAGATGCCGAGGCGCGACGGCATCGACGCCGCGGCCGAGATTGCCTCCAAGCGCATCGCCCCGATCGTGGTGCTGACCGCGTTCAGCCAGCGCGACCTGGTGGAACGTGCCCGCGACGCGGGTGCCATGGCGTACCTGGTCAAGCCGTTCTCCATCAACGACCTGATTCCGGCCATCGAGCTGGCGGTCAGCCGCTTCAGTGAGCTGTCGCAGTTGGAACGCGAGGTCGCCACCCTGTCCGACCGGCTGGAGACCCGCAAGCTCGTCGAGCGTGCCAAGGGCCTGCTGCAGTCCAAGCAGAACATGTCCGAACCCGAGGCCTTCAAGTGGATTCAGCGGGCCGCGATGGACCGCAGGACGACCATGAAGCGGGTGGCCGAGGTGATCTTGGAAACCCTGGATCCGCCAGCCGAGGCCGACCCCAGCTGA
- a CDS encoding ABC transporter substrate-binding protein yields MMTGTLARAFAVLGVASLALTACSSSSESTEETAASESAEATSAPAEAEVVSTDCEPPQATPGATPDTAPLKIGTLLPETGTLAFLGPPEVAGVQVALNEVNEAGGVLDQPVALVTGDSGDTTTDTANATVDRQLAEGVDVIIGAASSAVSLKVIDKIASAGVVQISPANTSDQFVCYPDKGMYFRTAPTDVLQAQALAQLITGDGAQRVAILALNDPYGTGLAANTVSDLEAAGIASDQITKIIYDPNAQSFNAEVDQVKEFNPDAVAVIGFEETAKILTRMHEVGIGPSDGMLTYGTDGNMGNALGEGMGPGLLAGMKGTTPLTDVGPEFEQRLLAVNPALVDFNYAGESYDAVMIAALAAEQAKSTAGVDIAANINAITADGTKCTTFVQCRDLIRAGTDIDYDGVTGQLAFGPAGEPSVGSYGSLLFGPDNKLTTEDYIIVES; encoded by the coding sequence ATGATGACTGGGACTCTCGCCAGAGCCTTTGCGGTTCTGGGAGTCGCTTCCCTCGCGTTGACGGCCTGTTCGTCCAGCAGCGAGTCGACAGAAGAAACCGCGGCCTCCGAATCCGCTGAGGCCACCAGCGCACCTGCTGAGGCCGAGGTCGTTTCGACGGATTGCGAACCGCCGCAGGCCACTCCGGGTGCCACTCCCGACACCGCGCCGCTGAAGATCGGCACCCTGCTGCCGGAGACCGGCACGCTGGCCTTCCTGGGACCCCCTGAGGTGGCGGGCGTTCAGGTCGCCCTCAACGAGGTCAACGAGGCCGGCGGTGTGCTCGACCAGCCCGTCGCGCTGGTGACCGGCGACTCGGGCGACACCACCACCGACACCGCCAACGCCACCGTCGACCGTCAGCTCGCCGAGGGCGTCGACGTCATCATCGGTGCCGCTTCGTCCGCGGTGTCGCTGAAGGTGATCGACAAGATCGCCAGCGCGGGCGTGGTCCAGATCTCGCCGGCCAACACCTCCGACCAGTTCGTCTGCTACCCGGACAAGGGCATGTACTTCCGCACCGCCCCCACCGACGTGCTGCAGGCACAGGCACTGGCGCAGTTGATCACCGGTGACGGCGCCCAGCGCGTCGCCATCCTGGCGCTCAACGACCCGTACGGCACCGGCCTGGCCGCCAACACGGTCAGCGATCTCGAGGCCGCAGGCATCGCCTCGGACCAGATCACCAAGATCATCTATGACCCCAACGCCCAGTCCTTCAACGCCGAGGTCGATCAGGTCAAGGAGTTCAACCCCGACGCCGTGGCCGTCATCGGCTTCGAGGAGACCGCCAAGATCCTCACCCGTATGCACGAGGTGGGCATCGGCCCGTCAGACGGCATGCTGACCTACGGCACCGACGGCAACATGGGCAACGCTCTCGGTGAGGGCATGGGCCCGGGCCTGCTGGCCGGCATGAAGGGCACCACCCCGCTGACCGACGTCGGCCCCGAGTTCGAACAGCGTCTGCTGGCCGTCAATCCCGCACTGGTCGACTTCAACTACGCCGGTGAGTCCTACGACGCGGTGATGATCGCCGCCCTGGCAGCCGAGCAGGCCAAGTCGACGGCCGGCGTGGACATCGCGGCGAACATCAACGCGATCACCGCGGACGGCACCAAGTGCACCACCTTCGTGCAGTGCCGCGACCTGATCCGCGCGGGCACCGACATCGACTACGACGGTGTGACCGGCCAGCTGGCCTTCGGTCCTGCCGGCGAGCCGTCGGTCGGTTCCTACGGCAGCCTGCTGTTCGGACCGGACAACAAGCTCACCACCGAGGATTACATCATCGTCGAGAGCTGA
- a CDS encoding ABC transporter ATP-binding protein, whose product MTELTPAERAATPEEHQRLAEGALVRGDQLIAGYIPGVDILRGCDFYLRDGEIVGIIGPNGAGKSTLLKTMFGLIPVRSGSVRLRGEDITSAPAHVLVTKGVGYVPQNRNVFPSLTIEENLEMGIYLRRSKFAERFDFVSELFPLLSERRKVKAGALSGGERQMVAMGRALMMEPSVLLLDEPSAGLSPMFQDEVFIRCKKINAAGVSVIMVEQNARRCLQICDRGYVLDQGTNAYTDSGTNLMKDPKVIELYLGTLAGSRET is encoded by the coding sequence ATGACCGAACTCACTCCCGCCGAACGGGCCGCCACACCGGAAGAGCATCAGCGCCTCGCCGAGGGAGCATTGGTGCGCGGCGACCAACTGATCGCCGGATACATACCCGGCGTGGACATCCTGCGCGGCTGCGATTTCTACCTGCGCGACGGCGAGATCGTCGGCATCATCGGCCCCAACGGCGCCGGTAAGTCGACCCTGCTCAAAACGATGTTCGGGCTCATCCCGGTGCGGTCGGGCTCGGTGAGACTGCGCGGTGAGGACATCACGTCGGCACCGGCGCACGTACTGGTCACCAAAGGCGTGGGCTACGTCCCGCAGAACCGGAATGTGTTTCCGTCGTTGACCATCGAGGAAAACCTCGAGATGGGGATCTACCTACGCCGATCGAAGTTCGCCGAGCGGTTCGACTTCGTGAGCGAACTGTTCCCGCTGCTGTCGGAGCGACGCAAGGTCAAAGCCGGCGCATTGTCCGGCGGTGAGCGGCAGATGGTGGCCATGGGCCGGGCACTGATGATGGAGCCTTCGGTGCTGCTGCTCGACGAGCCGTCGGCGGGCCTGTCCCCGATGTTCCAGGACGAGGTGTTCATCCGCTGCAAGAAGATCAACGCGGCAGGCGTCTCGGTGATCATGGTGGAGCAGAACGCGCGCCGCTGTCTGCAGATCTGCGACCGCGGGTACGTGCTGGACCAAGGCACCAACGCCTACACCGACAGCGGCACGAACCTGATGAAGGATCCCAAGGTGATCGAGCTGTATCTCGGCACGTTGGCGGGCAGCCGCGAAACCTAG
- a CDS encoding ABC transporter ATP-binding protein: MADTDSAHKVLSAEERAAIFTGIDSVPGSAKPDPVMVVDNISRSFGGLKAVDVAHLEIQRGCITGLIGPNGAGKTTFFNLITGFDRPDTGSWTMDGTDFHTQRPHQVARKGVVRTFQLTKALSKMTVLENVRLGASHQTGERMLNALLPFTWRKQEAEITERAHAMLARFKLDAKADDMAGSLSGGQRKLLEMARALMSDPKVVMLDEPMAGVNPALTQSLLEHVKSLRDDGMTVVFVEHDMDVIREISDWVVVMAQGSVIAESRPDELSSNTAVVDAYLGSHHDQALEFDDEGNPTGATAELAEQIEAAEAETLESGGDLSEDPGTIEGSKS; this comes from the coding sequence ATGGCTGACACCGACTCTGCCCACAAGGTGCTGTCCGCCGAGGAACGGGCCGCCATCTTCACCGGCATCGACTCCGTTCCGGGTTCAGCCAAACCCGATCCAGTGATGGTGGTGGACAACATCTCTCGGTCGTTCGGCGGACTCAAGGCCGTCGACGTCGCCCATCTGGAGATCCAGCGAGGCTGTATCACCGGGTTGATCGGCCCCAACGGAGCGGGCAAGACCACGTTCTTCAACCTGATCACGGGATTCGACCGTCCCGACACCGGGTCATGGACCATGGACGGCACGGACTTTCACACCCAGCGTCCCCACCAGGTGGCCCGCAAAGGGGTGGTGCGCACCTTCCAGCTCACCAAGGCCCTGTCCAAGATGACCGTGCTGGAGAACGTGAGATTGGGTGCCTCGCACCAGACCGGCGAACGCATGCTCAACGCCCTGCTGCCGTTCACCTGGCGCAAGCAGGAAGCGGAGATCACCGAACGCGCGCACGCCATGCTGGCGCGGTTCAAGCTGGATGCCAAGGCCGATGACATGGCGGGCTCCCTGTCCGGCGGGCAACGCAAGCTGCTGGAGATGGCCCGTGCGCTGATGTCGGATCCCAAGGTGGTCATGCTCGACGAACCGATGGCCGGCGTGAACCCCGCACTGACCCAGAGTCTGCTGGAACACGTGAAGTCGCTGCGCGACGACGGGATGACGGTGGTGTTCGTCGAACACGACATGGACGTCATCCGTGAGATCAGCGACTGGGTGGTGGTGATGGCGCAGGGCTCGGTGATCGCCGAGTCACGCCCCGATGAGCTGTCGTCCAACACCGCCGTGGTGGACGCCTACCTGGGCAGCCACCACGATCAGGCACTCGAGTTCGACGACGAGGGCAATCCCACCGGCGCCACCGCCGAACTCGCCGAGCAGATCGAGGCCGCCGAAGCCGAGACACTGGAATCCGGTGGCGACCTGTCCGAGGATCCCGGCACCATCGAAGGCAGTAAGTCATGA
- a CDS encoding branched-chain amino acid ABC transporter permease produces the protein MDIMSAFQVALAQLIGPSAIFYALLAIGLNLHFGYTGLLNFGQIGFALVGGYGVGIMTVTYQQPLWVGVLVGLAGAALLAVLLGIPTLRLRADYLAIATIATAEVLRLVFRSTAADPVTGSTNGLFGYADPFTAFSPFDSGKQYSLLGLKFVGDDLWAMVVGWTLVLLLCGFVYLLTHSPWGRVLKAVREDEDAARALGKNVFVYKLQALVLGGMIGGLGGVFNALQTKSLHPDFFSTAQTFYAFGALLLGGAATVFGPVIGAMLFWFLLAIPDALLRQAISGPDPLLPFTDAQVGAIRFILLGILIALLMVYRPQGIMGKKREVQLDG, from the coding sequence ATGGACATCATGAGTGCTTTTCAAGTGGCGCTGGCTCAGCTGATCGGGCCGTCGGCCATCTTCTACGCCCTGCTGGCGATCGGGCTCAACCTGCACTTCGGCTACACCGGCCTGCTCAACTTCGGCCAGATCGGCTTCGCGCTGGTAGGCGGTTACGGCGTCGGCATCATGACCGTCACCTATCAGCAGCCGTTGTGGGTGGGTGTCCTGGTGGGCCTGGCCGGCGCCGCCCTACTGGCGGTGCTGCTCGGTATCCCGACGCTGCGACTACGAGCCGACTACCTGGCCATCGCGACCATCGCCACCGCCGAGGTCCTGCGACTGGTGTTCCGATCCACCGCCGCCGACCCGGTGACCGGATCCACCAACGGCCTGTTCGGCTACGCCGACCCGTTCACTGCCTTCAGCCCGTTCGACTCCGGCAAGCAGTACTCACTGCTGGGGTTGAAGTTCGTCGGTGACGACCTGTGGGCGATGGTGGTGGGCTGGACGCTGGTGCTGCTGCTCTGCGGCTTCGTCTACCTGCTGACCCACAGCCCGTGGGGCCGTGTGCTCAAGGCGGTGCGTGAAGACGAGGACGCCGCCCGTGCGTTGGGCAAGAACGTGTTCGTCTACAAGCTGCAGGCGCTGGTGCTGGGCGGCATGATCGGCGGCCTGGGCGGAGTGTTCAACGCCCTGCAGACCAAATCGCTGCACCCGGACTTCTTCTCCACCGCCCAGACGTTCTACGCCTTCGGCGCGCTGCTGCTGGGAGGCGCTGCCACCGTGTTCGGCCCGGTGATCGGCGCCATGCTGTTCTGGTTCTTGCTGGCGATTCCCGATGCGCTGCTGCGCCAAGCGATCTCCGGGCCCGACCCGCTGCTGCCGTTCACCGATGCCCAGGTGGGTGCCATCCGCTTCATCCTTCTGGGCATCCTGATCGCGTTGCTCATGGTGTACCGACCACAAGGGATCATGGGCAAGAAACGGGAGGTGCAACTCGATGGCTGA
- a CDS encoding branched-chain amino acid ABC transporter permease, with the protein MFFVRTVLLTMLAAWAALLCAGQAGAEPAPDTETETATVAGRLVNSGEPVAGATVRALDAAGTDTGSGESGTDGRWTFELPVGSYTFEVVADTLPEGVSVQGTVNREITAGRTNTVVFTFGEVRTSIETPLYERIIRLSIDGLRFGLVIAVAAIGLSLIFGTTGLTNFAHGEMVTIGAVFAWVFNVSFGMPLLLASVLAIVVGIGVGWLNNAGVWKPLRKRRVGLIPQLVVSIGLAISLRYLILAMFSDRSQAFADYPVSAERQWGPVAITDINLMTIIISVVVLVGVAVMLQKTAIGKAMRAVSDNKDLAAASGINVERVITLVWCLGGALAALGGVLLAMSELGGRVQWEMGFKLLLLMFAGITLGGLGTAYGALLGCIVVGLLVQLSTLVINPDLKYVGGLLILIIILIVRPQGILGSRERIG; encoded by the coding sequence ATGTTCTTTGTGCGAACCGTTCTGCTGACGATGCTCGCCGCATGGGCCGCGCTGCTGTGTGCAGGCCAGGCGGGCGCCGAACCCGCGCCCGACACCGAAACCGAAACGGCCACCGTCGCCGGTCGGCTGGTGAACTCGGGTGAACCCGTCGCGGGCGCCACGGTACGTGCGCTCGACGCGGCGGGAACCGACACCGGCTCCGGCGAATCCGGCACCGACGGCCGGTGGACCTTCGAGCTCCCGGTCGGCAGCTACACCTTCGAGGTGGTTGCGGACACGCTGCCCGAAGGCGTCAGCGTCCAGGGCACCGTCAACCGAGAGATCACCGCGGGACGCACCAACACCGTGGTCTTCACTTTCGGTGAGGTGCGCACCTCCATCGAGACGCCGCTCTACGAACGCATCATCCGGCTGTCCATCGACGGGCTTCGGTTCGGACTGGTGATCGCCGTCGCGGCCATCGGTCTGAGCCTGATCTTCGGCACCACCGGGCTGACCAACTTCGCGCACGGAGAGATGGTCACCATCGGCGCGGTGTTCGCCTGGGTGTTCAACGTGTCGTTCGGGATGCCGCTGCTGCTGGCCTCGGTGCTGGCGATCGTGGTGGGTATCGGTGTCGGCTGGCTCAACAACGCCGGAGTCTGGAAGCCCTTGCGAAAACGCAGGGTGGGGCTCATTCCACAGCTGGTGGTCTCCATCGGCCTGGCCATCAGCCTGCGCTACCTGATCCTCGCGATGTTCTCCGATCGCTCTCAGGCCTTCGCGGACTACCCGGTGAGCGCTGAGCGGCAGTGGGGGCCGGTCGCGATCACCGATATCAACCTGATGACCATCATCATCAGCGTCGTGGTTCTGGTCGGCGTTGCCGTCATGCTGCAGAAGACCGCCATCGGCAAGGCCATGCGGGCGGTCTCGGACAACAAGGACCTGGCTGCCGCTTCCGGTATCAACGTCGAACGCGTCATCACCCTGGTGTGGTGCCTGGGCGGGGCCCTGGCGGCACTCGGCGGCGTGCTGCTGGCGATGTCGGAGCTGGGCGGCCGCGTGCAGTGGGAGATGGGCTTCAAACTGCTGCTGCTGATGTTCGCCGGTATCACCCTCGGCGGCCTGGGCACGGCCTACGGCGCGCTGCTGGGCTGCATCGTGGTGGGTCTGCTGGTGCAGCTGTCCACGCTGGTGATCAACCCTGACCTGAAGTACGTCGGAGGCCTGCTGATCTTGATCATCATCCTGATCGTCAGACCCCAGGGCATCCTGGGCTCCCGAGAAAGAATCGGGTGA
- a CDS encoding branched-chain amino acid ABC transporter substrate-binding protein: protein MFVVTGCFGQGQGSGLRIVGVAQINQNGDTVASSADPPAAVDPAGSGDAICPPLSIAVAGALEGVESGPGIDIENGIQLAVDKHNDANPGCQVQLKTFDTQGDPGRAEEVGRQIVNDAFTIGMIGPEFSQSAQATGAIFDNAGMVAVTASATSVALADNGWRTFFRGLGNDGVQGTAVANYLKRQLGSGRVCVVDDGSEYGIGLASAVRETLGAVADGRCNVSLGADEQAIADAVITIGGQAPDSVFFGGYFAQAATLVRQLRDAGVTATFVGGDGVNDAQFVSEAGDASADSVISCSCAPAPEKFVQEYTARFGREPGPFSAGGYDLGTVLLQGIDSGAITRPALLEFVRNYDGQGLQRRYQWTDAGELTSTLIWIYEVQQ from the coding sequence ATGTTCGTAGTGACGGGATGTTTCGGCCAGGGACAGGGATCCGGGCTGCGCATCGTCGGAGTGGCACAGATCAATCAGAACGGCGACACCGTCGCAAGCTCCGCCGATCCGCCCGCAGCTGTCGATCCGGCGGGCAGTGGCGACGCGATCTGCCCGCCGCTGTCCATTGCCGTGGCGGGGGCGTTGGAGGGCGTGGAATCCGGGCCGGGCATCGACATCGAGAACGGCATCCAGCTCGCGGTCGACAAACACAACGACGCCAACCCCGGCTGCCAGGTCCAGCTCAAGACCTTCGACACGCAGGGTGATCCGGGGCGCGCCGAGGAAGTCGGCCGTCAGATCGTCAACGACGCCTTCACCATCGGCATGATCGGTCCCGAGTTCTCTCAGTCCGCTCAGGCCACCGGCGCCATCTTCGACAACGCCGGCATGGTGGCGGTGACGGCGTCGGCCACGTCGGTGGCGTTGGCTGACAACGGTTGGCGCACCTTCTTCCGGGGCCTGGGCAATGACGGCGTGCAGGGCACTGCCGTCGCCAATTACCTCAAGCGGCAGTTGGGAAGTGGTCGCGTCTGTGTCGTCGACGACGGGTCCGAGTACGGCATCGGTCTGGCGTCGGCTGTGCGCGAGACCCTGGGCGCCGTCGCCGACGGGCGGTGCAACGTGTCACTCGGCGCTGACGAGCAGGCCATCGCCGACGCAGTGATCACTATCGGTGGCCAGGCGCCGGATTCGGTGTTCTTCGGCGGGTATTTCGCCCAGGCGGCCACCCTGGTGCGGCAATTGCGCGACGCCGGCGTGACGGCCACGTTCGTCGGCGGCGACGGCGTCAACGACGCCCAATTCGTCAGTGAAGCCGGTGATGCGTCAGCGGATTCGGTGATCTCGTGCTCGTGCGCCCCGGCGCCGGAGAAGTTCGTCCAGGAGTACACCGCACGCTTCGGTCGAGAGCCGGGGCCGTTCAGCGCGGGCGGCTACGACCTGGGGACCGTGCTGCTGCAGGGAATCGATTCCGGCGCCATCACACGGCCGGCTCTGCTCGAGTTCGTCCGCAACTACGACGGGCAGGGCCTGCAACGCCGATACCAGTGGACCGATGCCGGTGAGCTCACCAGCACCCTGATCTGGATCTACGAGGTCCAGCAGTAG
- a CDS encoding TetR family transcriptional regulator: protein MSSSVRGVVDSAAIALGARVRHTRGLRGITLREMAFRLGVSPATMSAVENGRTGISPLRLTELARVLEVSADDLLTPLPQTGCPAEQSTTDDAALRDWRRYDRLAFDGPLGAALEAFLDVGYHGSTMRDIARRAGLSVPGIYHHHASKQEMLFSILHFTMADLTRRCELVLAESESAVDRFSLLVENLALFHTHRRDLGFIGVVEMRSLEEPDYSRIMLMRNKVQEMVTTEVERGRREGAFVVDEPREAARAVVTMCTGLAQWFSPGGSASAEEVARRYVGYGLRLVCCQRA, encoded by the coding sequence GTGTCGAGCTCCGTTCGTGGCGTCGTGGACAGTGCGGCCATCGCCCTGGGCGCGCGCGTCCGGCATACCCGGGGATTGCGCGGAATCACGTTGCGTGAGATGGCTTTTCGTCTCGGTGTCAGCCCGGCCACCATGAGTGCTGTCGAGAACGGGCGCACCGGGATCAGCCCGCTTCGGCTGACCGAACTGGCCCGCGTCCTGGAGGTGTCGGCCGACGACTTACTGACGCCTCTGCCGCAGACCGGCTGCCCGGCCGAACAATCGACGACCGATGACGCGGCACTGCGGGACTGGCGGCGCTACGACCGGTTGGCGTTCGACGGTCCTCTGGGGGCCGCGCTCGAGGCGTTCCTGGACGTCGGTTACCACGGCTCGACCATGCGCGACATCGCGCGACGGGCCGGTCTGTCGGTGCCCGGCATCTACCACCACCACGCCAGCAAGCAGGAAATGCTGTTCAGTATCCTCCATTTCACCATGGCCGACCTCACCCGACGCTGCGAGCTGGTGCTCGCCGAGTCCGAGTCGGCGGTCGACAGGTTCAGCCTTCTGGTGGAGAACCTCGCGCTGTTCCACACACATCGCCGTGACCTCGGTTTCATCGGCGTCGTGGAGATGCGCAGTCTGGAAGAACCTGATTACTCACGAATCATGCTCATGCGCAACAAGGTCCAGGAGATGGTCACCACCGAGGTGGAGCGCGGCCGTCGGGAAGGCGCCTTCGTCGTCGACGAACCCCGCGAAGCTGCCCGCGCGGTCGTAACCATGTGTACCGGTCTGGCACAGTGGTTTTCACCCGGTGGATCCGCGTCGGCCGAGGAGGTGGCGCGCCGGTACGTCGGGTACGGCTTGCGCCTGGTGTGCTGTCAACGCGCCTAA